The following proteins are encoded in a genomic region of Nitrospirae bacterium CG2_30_53_67:
- a CDS encoding methionine sulfoxide reductase: MKYTFFYFAIMFLTLMVAPYPQEAEAGPSQGSEGLQKATFAGGCFWCMEKPFESLEGVISVTSGYTGGTTKDPTYETYADGGHLEAVEIVYDPEKISYKDLLDLFWRQIDPTDPGGQFVDRGKQYSTAIFYHDEEQKRLAEQSRKELEAKNLYGKPIVTPILPPPAFYRAEEYHQDYYKKNPLRYKYYRSRSGRDQFLEKIWGKERKQGKPAVGELKKKLTPLQYKVTQEEGTEQAFSNEYWDNKKAGIYVDIVSGEPLFSSIDKYDSGTGWPSFTKPLAPENIVERKDTRLFTVRTEVRSREADSHLGHIFDDGPAPAGLRYCINSAALRFIPVEDLDKEGYGEFMKLFKEKK, translated from the coding sequence ATGAAATATACATTTTTCTATTTTGCGATCATGTTTCTAACATTGATGGTCGCCCCTTATCCCCAGGAAGCGGAAGCCGGTCCTTCCCAGGGGAGTGAGGGACTTCAAAAAGCGACGTTTGCAGGAGGATGCTTCTGGTGCATGGAAAAACCCTTTGAATCATTGGAAGGGGTGATCTCAGTCACATCCGGTTATACCGGCGGGACCACCAAGGATCCGACGTATGAGACCTATGCAGACGGAGGCCACTTGGAGGCTGTGGAGATCGTCTATGATCCGGAGAAGATTTCCTACAAGGACCTCCTCGATCTATTCTGGCGGCAGATCGATCCGACAGATCCCGGCGGCCAGTTTGTGGACCGGGGGAAACAGTACTCCACGGCCATCTTCTACCATGACGAAGAGCAGAAAAGGCTGGCCGAGCAGTCGCGAAAGGAGCTGGAGGCGAAGAATCTTTACGGCAAACCCATTGTGACGCCGATCCTGCCTCCTCCCGCCTTTTACAGGGCCGAAGAATATCATCAGGATTACTACAAGAAGAATCCGCTGCGGTATAAGTACTACCGGAGCCGTTCGGGTCGGGATCAGTTTCTGGAGAAGATCTGGGGCAAGGAGAGAAAGCAAGGGAAACCAGCGGTGGGTGAATTGAAGAAAAAACTGACACCACTGCAGTACAAGGTCACCCAGGAGGAGGGGACCGAGCAGGCCTTTTCCAATGAGTACTGGGATAACAAGAAGGCGGGGATATATGTGGATATCGTATCCGGCGAGCCCCTCTTCAGCTCTATAGATAAATATGATTCCGGCACAGGCTGGCCGAGTTTCACCAAGCCGCTGGCGCCGGAGAACATTGTGGAGAGAAAAGATACCAGGCTCTTTACGGTCCGCACCGAGGTCCGAAGCAGGGAGGCTGATTCACACCTCGGCCATATTTTTGATGACGGACCCGCTCCGGCAGGCCTTCGCTATTGCATCAACTCCGCTGCACTCCGGTTCATCCCGGTTGAAGACCTGGACAAAGAGGGTTATGGCGAATTCATGAAATTATTTAAAGAGAAGAAATAG